A segment of the Marmota flaviventris isolate mMarFla1 chromosome 2, mMarFla1.hap1, whole genome shotgun sequence genome:
GTTACATTGTTGACCCATAACTCATTGGGGATTCTCTTCCTAAGGGGTCTTCTCTGACCCACTGGCTCTCTTCTGCATGATGCCTTTTGTAACCATTTTATGACCTTGGGTTAACCAGGTTACTCTTGGTCAGTCTGTGGCCCCAAAAAGTGGTTGATGGTAATCTATTACAATATAAAGAAACTAGACTAAATGACAAGATCCTTTCTATCCCAAAACAGCGGTGCTGGCCTCCAGTTCCAGGCTCTAAGGAGCCCTCAGTCCAGAACTGGGGAGGCTGTCAGAGCTGAGGAGTTGAGGCGCAGAGGCGGCCAGTAACTGGCCCAAGATCATACAACcagaggttggggatgtggccagGTCAGGAAGCCAGCATTCCAGCGCCCCAAACTCTAATGTGGTGCAGTTCTCATCCTCTCCAGACAACTGGGTATTTGGCTTTgattttctgtcctttttctgGAAGTGGGACAAAGAAGCCACAAGCCAAGAAGCTGTCAGGGCTGGTCCCAAGCCCAAGAAGGCTGGGAACTAAAGGTCCACACCCAGGTAAACACAGACCAGCACTGATACCTCTCACTTGGCACTCAATAGCTTCCTCCAAATCGGTTCCTGGCTATTATCTTGCTTATCCCTGCAGGTCCCCTGGGAGCCAGGGAGGGGCAGAGTATTAGCCCCACTTCACGACTGGGAGAAACTCAAACAAGAAGGAAGGCagtaatttgcccaaagtcacccAGCAAGTCGGCATGGGGCCAGAATGGGAGGCTTTCCCAGTCCCCATGGGAAAGGGGGTCAGCAGAGCACATGTCCCATTGGCCAGGGTCAGTCGTGGAAATGGACACAGTCTCAGGAATCAAGAGTTCCCTGTTTCAAAGACAGCAATCTCACCATCCCTGGCGGGAGACCTACAGAGGCCGTCGGCTGGCTAGTGCAGGGGACTGGAGAGGAAGACAGGCAGGAGCAGCATTATGACAACAGAGAATACAGGTCTGAGGAAGGATGCACTCACGAGTGAAGGGCGATTACAGAGGGACCCAGGTTATCACCAGAGCTCCCACGCAATCTGACAATGAATTCCATGGTCATCCAGCTACAGACCCATCCTTTAGCCCCAGTTAGAGAAGAAAGTCCTGAGAATGTTCCACCAGCACAGGGGCTTGCTCAGTGCTGACATCCACATGCCCATGACAACTTGGTCTGTGCCAGAAATCTAGCTCCCCAACTCTAAGAGATCCATTTCTAGGAGCAACACCCTCCAGCCCCTGAATGGAACCCTGAGAAGAGGCCTGGACCCAGGGTCAGGGAATTCAGGACCAAGGCTTCAACTTGGTCTGTTGCCCTATTCTTCATTTGAAAACCAGAGCTAATAAAAGCCATTTGACCTATCTTTTAGTTCAGCTGTAAGTATAGAAGGCAATAATGAAGGAAACGACTGCCTATGCATTGCTGCATACAGGGGCAGAAAACAGCAATGCCCAAACTCAGGAAGTTACCACTGTTACCACAGCGTGACTCATGCAGCCCCTCAGCTGGGATCCACTCACTGGGATCTGGCCCAACGCCAAAGAGGGCCCTGCCAGCATAGCCATGCTAGGACTGGGGGTTTCCTGGCAGCAGAGGCACAGTGGGCAGGTCTGACCTGTGCGAACTCAGAGCTGTGGTTACCGCCTGGGGCCAGGGCTGGTTGCAAAAGGGGCTGGTGCTTCTGACGCAGTCTGCTCTCGGTCTCACTCACTCTCAAGCTGGTTCCCAAGAGAATGGGAAGCTCAGGGAGGGTGCGTCACCTCAGCCCTGGCACCACTTGGCTCCCGTGAGGAAAGCAAGGACACAGCTCATTCAGGGGTGCATGCACTCAGGTCACCCCAGTCCTGGCCCAGTATGCCCAGTTAGCACAAAAATGAATGTAGAAACTCACCTCCAAACAGACCTACATGGAACTGAGCATAAGCATACGCAGCCACATAGACATACAGCCTCAAGAAAGCAGGCTCACCTTAGATGGTCACATACAGGCATAGAGACCAGTGTGCACTCCAAGATTCACAAATACAGTTGTGTATAATACACAccttatttttgcagtactgggaattgaactaggcaagcactcaatcactgagctacatccccagccctttaacaAAGGGCTCACACAGGTCCTAAAGCCAGGCCTGATATGAACACACAGACATATGTATATTTTGCATAAAGATAAACCACCTGCATTTACAGAGATATACAGATGTGCACATTATGGAATTATTCAGAGTTTTGCACAAAGACAACACTCTAAATACACAAAAGCAAAATCAGGGACACAAAGAAAGGTGCATGAACACAAATATATACGCACTTTGTCATCATttagtatttattgaacacccaCAATCTGCTAATCATGCTCCAACAGAAAAAGACACCccccagtcacacacacacacacacacacacacacagaaacccaAGTTCCTTGTAAGATCCACTGGGGATTATACTGGGACCCAGTCATCAACCCAAAGACAGaacatttataatagaaaaaaaaaagttcatggaaatttaaaatttaagattaggATGAAACAATAAGCAAATATACATAGTTATAGCCTCATAGTTAGAGTtgataacatgaaaaaaacactGTTAAAATCCTAAATGCCTACaatccagcaacttggaaggctgaggcagaaggattccatacttaaggccagccttagcaacttagctagaccccgtctcagaataaaaaaattcgaagggctggagatatagctcagtggtagagcattcctgggttcaatccccaatactgggggaaaaaaatccaatgtCTTAAAGCTATAACTTCTTTCTTAAGCAGAAACTGAGATTCAAAGAATTTGACTGCAGTGAgacataatacaaataaaattttgtccCCTTAAAAATATCGTAAATGGCTGGATGTgttggttcacacctgtaatcccagtggctcgggaggctgaggcacaaggattgtaaattcaaagccagcctctgcagtttagtgaggccctaagcaacttagcaagaccctgtctcaaaataaaaaaataaaaagggctggggatgctggtCAGTggccagtaccaaaacaaaaaatcctaaatgaaaaaatagaaatataaaattatatatacagcATGAtcacaaaaatgtttaaagacaTATAAATAGAAGTTTGAAAGAAGTACACCAAAATATTACTATTGTCTTTGGGAGATAATCataattgaggggctggggatgtggctcaagcggtagcgtgctcgcctggcaggcgtgcggcccgggttcaatcctcagcaccacatacaaacgaagatgttgtgtctgctgaaaactaaaaaataaaaacattaaaaaaaaatcataattgagctagatgtggtggtgtacgcctgtaatctcagtggctcggaaagctgaggcaggaggatcaaaagttcaaacccagcctcagcaatttatcaaggcagtaagtaactcagagagacccagtatctaaataaaatgttttaaaaagggggctgggaaagtggctcagtggttaagtgtcactgggttcaatccctgtttaaaaaaaaaaaaaaaagactgattaactgattttgtagtactagggattgaacctaggggtactctattgccaagccacatccccagccttttcttttttctttttttttttttttttttttggagacagggtctccataaattGTTCATGCTGACAttgaatttatgatttttaaaaaatcttctatttctttgaattttctacttttttctgggcatttatcatggaaaaataaatgttattttaaaaatcagctaaGGTTACacagatattaaaaacaatttacttTGATAGGGTGCACTGGTTACtctaaattaatttaaagaaactaATCTATcccataaaagaagaaagacaccatatagagaaacagaaacagagagagagagcgagccaGTGGGTTTGGAATCAGAGATAAATCCTTCTCATGCTGCACAGGTTTGGGACCCAAGTTTTGGAGTCCTTTTCTGCAAGTCATTGCTCTTAGGCCTTGGTGAAACAAACCTAGAGCTGAACTTGATCCTCTCAGTCTCCTCCAAGACTCTGACTGGTTTTTTATTCTTAAGCACTTAAGAGCTAACAGCAAACACTGCCTGAGCCAGGGATCCTGTGGGAAAGTAAGGCGCATGAATGGGGTTTTCTCTATATATGCGCATACATCTGGGGAGATGCAGCTTGAGACAGTGATAAATCTTAAAGTACCCTCAGTTGCCAAGGGAGCCGATCAGACACTAGTACCAGCAAGAGTCCTTTCTGGAAAAGAGCAGTATTAGAATGTAGTAAGAGGAGAAATAGGACCAgcacagtgtcacatgcctgtcatcacagcctaggagtctgaggcaggaggatcacaagattgatgccagcctggacaacttagtgagaccctgtctcaaaataaaaaataaaaatggcttgggatgtagttcagaggtagaatatctctgggttcaatccccactaccaataAATGAAcgaaaaagaggaagggaggagaggagggagacgGGGGAAATGAACAAACAAGAGATTTGGAAAGTGGTAGGGGCACTTTTTAAACAAACAGGAGATTTGGGAGGTGGTAGGGGCCCTTTTGTTAATCTAGCAAAAGTCAAGACTTGGACTCAAAGTTGGGATCACTGGGACAAGTCTATTTGGTACAGGTTGCTGTCAGATATGAGGTCTTGAATATGGAAATAAGGAACTGGAGTTCACTGTAAACAATGAGAACCAGTAAGTTGTGTTGTGCCAGAAGGAGGCAGCAGTTCTGGGTGGATGGGAGTCGGGAGCCACCATGGCAGGAATATAGAGGTGAGGCTGATAGAGGTCCTGACTAGGCATAGTCACCTGGCAGGAGAAGAGGCACTCAGTGTGGATGAAATGGATGTGCTGGTACCGTGACAGAATTAGGAAAGAAATTGTTCCCTATTCTTGGGGGGCGGGGGAATGCAGATATCACCTGATTGGGCTGATTGggctttctctccttcctctccccccatGCAACTCCAAGGCCCCTTTGAACAGTTTGTGTATATATGGCATGGAGgggatactgagaattgaaccaggggctttctaccactgagctacatccccagtccctttttattttatattttgagacaggatcttgctaagttgttgaggctggtcttccAAGTTATATGTGAGCACCACTATGCCTTGTATATACCTCACAACAGTTTGGAAAATCTCTTATTTCAGTCAGTCCTGTgtccttcattttacaaataaggtaATGAGGTACAACAAAGAGAAATGATTTGTCTATTGTAATGGTAGGTATCAGAGCCTGAACTTGACCTGGGTCTCTGCCCTCAAGGGGAGTGTGCCAGGATTTGAGATCCTGAGAATCTATCATAGTGTAGCTCAGCAGCTCCACTATGAGGAGACAAGAGGACAAAAGGAGGAGAGGTGGCTGATGCTCTGGGGGATAGAAGGCAGACAGTCTTGGCTAAAATTAAACTTGGGGATTATCTGAGGTTTCACTTGGCTAGGACTTCTGTCCCTCAGCTatgagggacacacacacacacacacacacacacacacacctatactTCCTGAAGagggagctgggcccagtggacTGGGATGGGTGTGAATGGTTGAGTAGTTGCCTAGCAGGTGTCCCAGGTGTGCCTTAGAAATACCTCTTTACCAATATGCCCAACTCTAGAGTTTGTCAGGTGCTCTTATAACCACTCACTTGAGAAGTTCCTGTTtttttctctgggtctcagtCTTCCTAAGATAACATAAGGTTTTGGTTTATTCTCCTCAGGTTGCCTTTTAGTTTCTCCCAGTTCCAATTATAGGAAATACCCTCTGGATCTCTCCCAATGAACCCTCATGCACTCAGGATTTCTGAGACAAACCTCTATTTAAATTGTTCACAACCTTCACTAGGTCCTTATGTGCCAAGGCTGAAGATTGGTTCAACCAGCCTAAGTCCAAGAACTTTGGCCAGTGATTGAGATTTAAGGCACATAAGGGGGTTCTCTCTGGGCTCAGAATGTGAATGGAGGAGTCTCTGGGGCTTGTAAACTGTTAGAAGAATCAGAACAGAAAGGTTAGAGGGCTTGAGATTACCCCAGAGCCCCGGCACTGAGCACTATACTCtagaaaggaggggagagaggggaggggcccCACCCACCTGGTGAGGTCATGGGAAAGCAGGTCTGGCACTGACACCTGGGGAAACCCGTTTCCAGGCTGCTTCCCACGCTAGCTCTCCTGGGAACCAGCTAGGCCAAGCCCCAAGTGGGGAGCCCCACACCTGGCCCCCCCAACCCTGTTCCCATCACACTGTCCCATCTGGTCCTGCCCCCACCCTTCAACCTAGCTTCAGTCCTTTGGTATCCAAATCAAATTACAGATACCTGGAAAGGGCAGCAGACTGTTCCAGGAAATGACAGAGACAGCAGCTTCAGAAACATAAGGTTTTATTTGCAAACTGCACTGCTCTACCTTCTAGGCTGTGACCTTGGCAAAAGGGACCCCAACCCCTTTCCTCTTTCAGACTCTAATTTACaacttctttccctccctttgcTAGGCCCTTGATTCTCACTTCCTGCCTGAATGCTGGCCCAGCCAGTTTGGGCAGTATCTAGGGAGCCTTGAGACCCAGTTCTTCCCAGGGACCAGCCCCACCTTCTCTGGCCTTGGGGGTTGAGGGTAGCCCAGGTGTCAGCCTGCTCCATTGCTGCCCATCCCctattctccttctcttcctccttcccagcccagccctcGGATCTGCCTCTAGTCAAACAGGTCCAAGCCTCACTTTCGTTCCCTTTTCTCAATCCCTCTAGCCTCTGTCTAACCCACTCCATCCCAAACTTCTCTCCAAGTCAAGGCTAGCGGCCTTCCAGCCCTCCAAGACGCCTGGCTACGCCCAGGCTCTTCCTCACCTTTGTGCAAGGAGTGGGTGAGGATCACCACAAGGGGTCCTAATTGGGCTGGGCTGCCCTATAGGCCCATAATAAGAAACTGGCAATTGGATCCCATGTTGCTAAGAGATGGCTGACACTGTTAGGACCATCCCATGAAAATCAAAGTGCTGGGTTTTCTCTATGAGCCTTGACCAAAGAAATCCAATTCAAAGTTTTCCCTCTCTTCCAGGCCCTAGGCTTACCCTGGGATTACCAGAGTGATCAATTAGACGCCCATGTCCCCAGTGTTCAATAGGGAACTGAATCCCTTAGGGTGGCCAGGCCCTGCCAGTAGCCCATTCAAAGGCCCATTGTCCCAGGTTCCAGAAGTCTCTGGCCTCCTGCCTACCACTCACTTTCTACACGCTGCCATAGTTGCTCACACAAAGCAGAAGAACTTCTTCCAGCGGCAGCGGGAGAGGGTGCGAACACCTTTGGCATTCAATTTCTTCTCCAGCCGGGCTTTGTGCTCAATAGCACTGAGAATGGCTGAGTCAAACACCTCCTTTAAGTTCTTCTGGGTCAAGGCCGAACACTCGAGATAGCAGCAGGCCCGGATCTTCTCGGCCAGACCCTGGGCTTGGGGTTGGGGTACTGGGCCCTCCCGGCCCCCTTGGTCCAGCTGAATCAGTACATTGACATCGTCCCTCAGGTCGGCCTGGGTGCCCACCAGCAGAATGGGTGCCTGGGGGTTGTGAGTGCGGATCTCGGGCAGCCATTTCTCCGTGATATTTTGGAAGGAGCTGGGCTGCACCACGCTGAAGCATGCCAGAAAGACATCGGTATCCGGGTAACAGAGGGAACGAAGCCGGTCAAAGTCCTCCTGGGATTGGAAGGCCAGGTGGTTAGAAGGGCTGTTCCTTGCCACATGGAACAGGAATCCACTTTCCACTTGGGTCTGAGATTCAAGGCCTTCCCCATTCCTGCcctatcagggattgaacctagccTCCAGGTCATCACTCCCCTGACCCCCAGCCCAAACCAACAGAGGCTGCGCCCGGCTTCTCACCTGTCCGGCTGTGTCCCAGAGCTCAATGCGCACAGGGGCTCCATCCACCAAGACTTGCACTGCAGGGGCGGGGAAAGCCTGAGTTAGCAGAGCGTCCTGGGACCCACCAAGCCTCACCAGCGCCACCTTGGGGCCTGCTTCCGCTCCCTATCCGGGGTCTCAGGTGCCCTCCCCCAACGACGCCGGCCCCAGATCCCCAACTGCACAACCCCACCTCAGCCACGCGGCCGCGGGGGCCATTGAACGTACCGGAGAAGGTGTCCAGCGCTGTGGGCCGGTAGCGTGTTGGGTACCCATTGCAGGTGTAGCTGACGATGAGGCTGCTCTTCCCTACCGCACCGTCGCCCACCAGCACGCACTTGATGCCCAGCTCGGGGGGCGCACTGCGCCGCCGTGGAGGAGGGGTCGGGGGCCGTAGCGGGGGCGGCTCGGCATCGCTCAGCTCCCGCGGCGGCATGGCCCGCTCCCGGGGCAGCAGAGGGGCCAGTCCGGACCACAGGACCCGCTGCGCTCAGGGAAACAGGTTCCGCTGTCTGCTCTCACTGTCTGTCGGGGTTGGGCTCGCCCTACCAACGCTACCCGCGGATATATATGGGGCCCCGCCCACCTCATCTGCATGTCCCGAGCGGGCCCCGGACCCCGCCCACTAGCCTGGACCTCTCTGGGCAGGGCACCCCACGCTGCCAGGCAATCACAAAGgctggggaggaagaaagggcgGCGAAAAGCTGGTGCTCCAAGCATCACTCAGGTACAAGGACAAAGCATCGATCGCCTCACGACAGTACCAAAATCGAGATATCTTGATGCAGACATCCATGATTTATTGTTAGAAGCAAGTTGCAGAACACATAATATAGCatgttcaaatttaaaaactctataCATCTTTGTATGAGTATGAAAAAGTCGggacagtaattttattttaaaaaaagttaaaaattatgttGGGCGTGTTCAGTGGCACAGCTCTTCTGTAGCTTGCATGAGGGCTGGGCTCTGTCGTCAgccctgaataaataaataaatatacagatgAGAGAGGCAGACAAATTCAAGTGTGAGTACAGCAGGCAGGAATGTTCTTTCTGTTCTCCCTTTCACGGAAGAGCTTCTTCTACACTCAGCCTGAAGGCAGGCTTTGAGCAACTTTACTCCCCTCTGCTAAAAGAACTCCAAGTGCTGAGAAGCTAGCTGGTAGGATCTTCAAGAACAGCTCtccatttgaatatttatatatccCCAAAGTACCTAATATTATCTTCATTATTATCAAAAGCACATTATAATTACCTATTTGCAGATTCTGTTCTGGGCCACCCACTGTCCTTGCCCTAGAAGGAGCTTGCAGACTGAAACAAAATCTCCCGGGTAGCCTTAGAAAGGTCACCTAGAGAGCAAGTGAAGAGTAGCCTGATGCTAATTTAGTCTCTTTATTGCAGCCACACCGAGTGACACCAGACCCAGAATCCTTTCTCTGATCCCCAAGGCAGTCTTTCATCTCAGCCTATACAAAGGTAATTGAAACACCTTCACACAGGGAGTCAGACATTCATGAGTTTTGGGAAGGGGAGTGTTGGGATCAGGAGGGtgatgaatattaaagaaaagagacAACTCTATTCCTCAAAGAGCTGGTAGTACAGAAATCCATTAATTTAAATCTGCAGATCTCTTGGGTAAAGTCTCAGGATCCCTGACTgaacttcctttctttattcattccttttttttcccttttttagttttatatggacacaatgtctttatttatttgtttttatttttatatggtgccgggattcaacccagtgcctcacacatgctaagcaaatgctctaccactgaaccacaacccaggccccattccttttctctctctctctctctctctttctttctttctttcttcctcctttttctatCAAAAGTCGATAAAAGCTAAAAGGTTGCTGACTAAACCATTACCATCTTGAATATGGGGAAATGGTAGGACCCCAGTATCAACTTGTACCTCCCAATGTCTACACCCTCCATTCCCTAATTCAAATGTCTGGGGATGCTAATAATCCTAATTGTAGCCCCAGAACCGCCCCCCCCAACACTTCTCAGACACATCCACATACATTTATTCATGGCCTTAAGTGTTGTCCTGCTATTGCATCCCCTGGAAAATTCAAAAGCTGTCCCCCCCCCCTCCTAGAAAGGGAAGGGGATTTTAAAAGACCAGGACATCAGAAACCTGTCCCAATTTTCCAGCTCACTAGCTTTGTGACTTCCACAAAATCACTTCACCCATTTCAGTACTATAAAAACACAGGTGAAGTGTGTTTATCTCTGAAAGTCCTTTGGTACTAGCAACCTATGATTCAGGGATCCTAGGGAATCTGCCCCAGCCCAGGTGTCTGGAACAAAATTGCTAcacaaacactctctctctctctctctctttcttatctGCTCTTATCCTTTTACCTGGGTTACAATAagagctttattatttattatagccCTAAATTTGAGGACAATTCTGTTTAATCCTTTCTGCAGGTAGAGGGGCATAAATAATATACGAGTGGTCTGCTG
Coding sequences within it:
- the Rhov gene encoding rho-related GTP-binding protein RhoV, which encodes MPPRELSDAEPPPLRPPTPPPRRRSAPPELGIKCVLVGDGAVGKSSLIVSYTCNGYPTRYRPTALDTFSVQVLVDGAPVRIELWDTAGQEDFDRLRSLCYPDTDVFLACFSVVQPSSFQNITEKWLPEIRTHNPQAPILLVGTQADLRDDVNVLIQLDQGGREGPVPQPQAQGLAEKIRACCYLECSALTQKNLKEVFDSAILSAIEHKARLEKKLNAKGVRTLSRCRWKKFFCFV